From Vitis vinifera cultivar Pinot Noir 40024 chromosome 14, ASM3070453v1, a single genomic window includes:
- the LOC104881519 gene encoding uncharacterized protein LOC104881519 has translation MVTSEDCDYKAKETEGRMSSQKIDERSTDEKAALLYSVWSALLNESIVQDSEFFQRFGLSKSSVPKAPHFENCKLNTQVNKRLDARGKNGRFPPWTIWKGFLDIYPPSETEEQMRYLRRQAMSKGSYPPWITGSDEDKYPFTRKVQRDIWSHQHPLNCRDPNVRFLVANWERLPGFGMGAQIAGMCGLLAIAISEKRVLVTNYYNRADHDGCKGFVGPEFIKIKSNGEQGKAQIIMTGGAPSQTTCFLFDLFKHIYCLRGSIGFGCDLVTCVDFQLLYSSD, from the exons ATGGTTACAAGTGAAGACTGCGACTATAAAGCAAAGGAAACAGAGGGAAGGATGAGTTCACAAAAAATTGATGAGAGGAGTACTGATGAAAAAGCGGCCTTGCTGTATTCTGTTTGGAGTGCTTTACTAAATGAATCTATAGTTCAGGATAGTGAGTTCTTTCAAAGGTTCGGACTCAGCAAATCCAGTGTGCCAAAGGCCCCTCATTTTGAGAATTGCAAGTTGAACACACAAGTAAATAAACGTCTTGATGCCCGTGGTAAGAATGGGAGATTCCCTccttggacaatttggaagggaTTTTTAGACATCTATCCACCATCTGAAACTGAAGAACAAATGAGATATTTGAGACGACAAGCTATGTCCAAAGGCTCTTATCCTCCCTGG ATTACAGGATCAGATGAAGACAAATACCCATTCACAAGGAAAGTGCAAAGGGACATATGGAGCCATCAGCATCCATTGAATTGCCGAGATCCTAATGTAAGATTCCTTGTTGCTAACTGGGAGAGACTGCCTGGATTCGGTATGGGAGCCCAGATTGCTGGAATGTGTGGGCTTCTTGCCATTGCAATTAGTGAAAAAAGGGTCCTTGTTACAAACTATTATAATCGTGCTGATCATGATGGTTGTAAAG GTTTCGTGGGGCCTGAATTCATTAAGATCAAATCAAATGGTGAGCAGGGTAAAGCCCAAATAATAATGACGGGCGGTGCCCCATCACAGACAACTTGTTTCCTTTTTGATCTTTTCAAGCACATTTACTGCCTCCGAGGTTCAATTG GCTTTGGATGCGACTTGGTGACCTGTGTTGATTTCCAGTTGTTGTACTCTTCTGACTAA